The nucleotide window tcatccacgggctcctgttcatccagcctccaccgcgcgctactccaccggctactgttcaaccagccctctccacgggctcctgttcaaccacccctccatgggctactgttcatcctgccctccaccatctactattcatcctgccctccacggggtggtcctgttcatccagccccaaccggctcgatcgatagggtcctgttcatccagaggcaacaccacggggtcctgttcatccaccccctccccgggaactgttcatccacccccccctccgccgcaacgctcactgttcatccagaggcagcatcgatcggtttcagttagcagcagtagcgaaggaatcgctcgaccgggttcagttaacagccatcgatcgatcgctcgggttcagtaacgcgtagcctgcagtgcaatcgctcggattcagttagagcccaacgcctcgctcgggttcagttagagtcaacgcctcgcacacacgcgcgtacgtgtatgagagaaacgcgcatcgctcggcccccgacctcccaccgtaaccgtgaactcccgaaattttcctcgccctcgcttctaccacggttttttccgtcatggacggcccaaagaatgtcatgcagctgcgtctccagcccgcccaggacgaaaagcccattttctgtcatgattttttgtcatagaagtaggatcccaccacatctatgatgataccggtttttgtcataattatcgtcatagaagtgtcatatgtatgacaggaaaaaaaattcgttcggcccaaaatgtcacggatgtgtctttttttttgtagtgcacctTGCCAAGAAGGGCTTGATGACGGAGTAGACCTGACGATGCTTGCGACTAAGTGCTCCGGATGTGATGGGGTAGAGGCCGCCAATGCATCTACCATGGTGTAGGAGTTCCCTCGTTGCCCGATCCTTTATAAAAAAGTAACGAGGGTGAGTTTCAAAGAAGACATTATTATCAGTGGCTAAACGAGACATAGAGGCAAGGTTTTTGTCGGCTTGAGGAACATGAAGAACATCTTTTAGGACTAGATCGCGTTTAAGCATAGGGGAATTAATAAAAGCTTGACCAATGTGTCTAATATCCATACCTCCATCGCTTGTTGTAACTGCCGCCTCCTGTGTTGCCGTAGTTGTTGGTGTAGCCGCTGTCGCCctgggagttgccgcgcccgcgCCCACCGCCGCGTTGCGCGTGGTGACCGCGCCCACGGCCGCGTCCACGCGAGACGGCATTGGCAGAGGATTGGCGAAAAGCGGCGCCATGAAGAAGACTGAGGCGGGCGTCGAAGCTCAAGAGCTGACTATACAGctcctggacgatgatcggctcCATCTGAGCAGCAAGGGCCGAGACGGCTGGATTATAATCCATGTCCAGTCCGGCCAAGATCTTGGACACGATCTCCGGATCGGAGAGCGCGGCGGCAGTGCATGCAACTTCATCGGTGAGGCTCTTAATCTTGCCAAGATATTCTGCCATAGTCATGTTACCTTTTTACAGGTTCGTAAGCTCGATGCGAGTGTTGATGGCTTGTGCTTGGCTCTGGGCGGCGAACATGTCGTGGATGGCGCGCCAGACTTCCGCCGGCGTCTGGAGCGTGGCCACCTGTGCAAGGATGTCGCGGGAGAGGGAGCCCATCAAGTAACCTTGGAGTTGTTGCTGCTGTGTGTACCAGAGGGATCTGGCAGAGTTCACCACCTATTCTTCTTTGCCGTCCTTGGTAATGGTGAGGgtgggcggcggcgctggggtcTTCACGTCAAGATGGTGCTCCATCTGCGCGCCCTTGATCTGGGGTAGGACGACGACCTTCCAGAGGAGGAAGTTGCCTCTCGTCAGCTTCTCTTGCGGCGGCGATCCGAGAAAGGAGttggtggaggtggaggtggaggaagATACAAAGATGGAGGAGGAGGCGTCGGTGGTGAGGACACCCATGGTGCTCGGCGTCATGGAGGCGGAGGTGGTGGACATAGTTGCGGTCGCCTGGGTAGCTAGATGCGATCTCTATTCGATCTATCGAGGAAGAGACTCTGTTACCATGTAAAATTAGATGGAAGCGTTGAACCCTTTATTTGGGCCACGGTTGTATATATATATGATATGTGCCATGGCTTAcaagaataaatcaagaagaTCGATCACGTTCGGTACAAGAGGTTTGAGGAGATAGAGCAGAAGAAGAGATAGAAAAAGATACAAGTTAAACACCTTTCCTATCCCTATACAACATCTTCTAACAGAAACGACGACAGGGGATCCCGTGGCCGTCGTCACGCGCACCTCCACTGCGTCGTCGCCGACAAGTCGATGATGGAAAAGAGCCACTGGTGCCGTCGCGGGAAGCCGCGCTCATCGCGGCGGTCGCCTGCCTGTTCTCGTCCTCGAGTCGCGCGACGCGGGCGTGTAGGTCGGCGATGTAAGTGACGGCGTCGGCGTGGAAGAAGACAGCCGGGGCTGTGATAAACTTGCTGATTTGTATGCTAAATAAAAAAAACAGCAACCTCATACATGCCTCGACCACTTCAGTGAATAGGTTACAGTGCCACAAATAGGCACTGTTGTGGGGATTACAAGTGGACAAGTGGTCAAGCATTTATTTTATTACTATTAGGATACATCGTTCATAATTTAGGAAACTACACAACAGCATATTAGCTCCCTCGACTGATCGAAAAGCATACCAGCATTTCTGCTGATTTTGCATTCATAGGCACATCCCCGGAGGTCGAGATCAAGTAAAGTGTACAGTATAGAGCTTCCTGCAGCTTATTTCCCTTGCCAACCAAAAACTTGCTCTCGTGTAGCGAGCACGAGGAGTGAAGGTCTGAAGGATCAAATCCCCGGGAGAATATCAGCAGAACCGCAAAGCATGCTCAAGTTCCTTCTCGTCGGCACAGCTGTAACCCAACTGATAAGCTCGTGCTGTTCACAGAAGCAAAACATGGATCAGTAACTCAAAGCACTGCAATGAATCAACAAACTTATCAAACACAAACAATGAATTTCCATTTACAATAGAGGACTATCTACCACACTACCAGAGTACCACTATTAGTAGGTTATATAGcaatagtactccctctgtaaagaaatataaacgtcttatatttctttacagagggagtaatatatAGAAATTGCAACTCTTTCACTTCCACAGTGCTCTTCTTTGGCCGTGGCCGGCCCACTTGGGTAAGCACATTTTAGATAACCAAATATCACCTAGCAACTAAGCCACTTTCTCCCCCTAAAAACAGAAACTACGCCATCTTCTGCAACATGATCAAACACTCCATAGCAGCAGAAGCGGGCATTTATATTTCTAATAAGTAACTACTCCGATTTATAAATCGACAGCTTGATGCGTGACATCCCTGTAACATGAAAAATGTCCAAATCTACTTCGTTCATAATCTGACATAGCAACTCCACAATATTTAAATTTGCTCCAAGAATAAAACGCAACATGCATGATGGAAGAAAATTTCTCAGTAAATAAAACTCGAATTAGTACCAAATCGTCCAGATCCCATGAATGGCTCTGCTTCATCAGTCACGCCACCTTGCTGCTGATCCTAAAATTGCCAAAAAGTAAAGCTTAGTGATAAGTACGGGATCAGACAAAGATGAATTCGCTCAGGTAAGATCATTCAAACCCGTATCAGGTACATTCTTACAATATATGGCCATTGCAAAGTTTTTATGGATAAAAGAGGATATGCCATGCATTGGGACTTACAGCATCACAAGTGTCCCACTCGTCATCAGGACATAAAAATCTCTCAAAACAGTGCCCAGATATCGTACAGACAAGTAACCCGCTAGCTTGGTCCAAGACAAATTCACGACAGGCATCATCACAGACTGAAAACAGCAGAAAACAACGTTGTCAGGCATGAACAATTATATGTGACAAGTGAGTGAGGAAATATAAATATACCATGTACACGACCAGTCTTCTCACAGATATAAGCATCACCAATCTGCTTATAGTAGCAAGTACTTCCGGAACAAGAATGCCCCTTGACTGCATCATCGGTAAGGCCTCTGCGGCTTTTCCAACTAGACACCTGATCAGCTACTGTCTTATCAAGAACAATCTTGTCGTCGTTAACCTTTAAAATTCAGACAAGAAAGGTTTAAGTTTAGGCCAACAAAAGATAATTCTTTGGAATGTGAGACTGCAAGATAGATTGATGAAGAGTAAATTCCGCAAAACTAGAGATTCATACTACTATGATGGAACTACATATTTAAGGAACTTTTTCATATACTACAGATTTTTACGGGGCATTTTGTCACAGAACTACAGGTTTCCTGTTGCCCTAACTTTCATGGTTTCTTGTGCAGAACAGGTTTTTGGGGCCTAATTTCCCTTCTTGTACCCACATCAAAATGGTTGTGCCAAGTTGCCAACCCACTCAAGAAAATGAGGACTTCAGCAAGTAGATTGAGAAAACCATTTTGGGGAGGTTTGCTTATGGGCCTGGGACATCAGGGACATTCACAAGAATTTCAGTCCACCATAAAATCTGTACTTTTGTGATAAAAACAGCCACTAAATATGTAGCATAGTGAAATCGTTCCTCTCCAATGTTTGTACACTGAACATGTAGTTTTGTGAAATTTACACATAAAAAAGAGATAATAAAGCCAATAAATCAGTGATTACTTCTGAGGGAAGGGGTGCCTGACTCCTTTTTGCAGCCTGCATCTGGATATAGTACTCTTTGAATTCTGTAGGGGTATATCTCACGAATTCAACCATATCTTCTCTGTCTTGCTGGGGTTAAGAACAACAATAACATCATTAGCAAATGCATATATTGCAACATGAAAATGAAATATTTAGCTCTTATCATAACAGAATCAGTAGTTCTGTACACTCAACTGCTTGTGTACATGCACTTATTCTGGAAAAAAGGTACTAGTTCAAATTATATGGAATATTCACATAAAACTAAATGGATATGGCTTATGAACTTCAAAGCTAATTTGTGCGATTTGATCGTCAATGCCCATGGCTTCAACGAGATCAAACTAGAAGTATTAAAGGAAAAAACAGGTGGGACTACCTGAATGTAGAGGCTCTTCCAAGCGCACTCCCTGAGTTTCGCGTTAGAGGTAGCATTAGAGGACAGGCCCCACCTCATACAATACCTTACAAAATCAGAAAGGGGTAAAAAAACGTTAGCAAAATTCACAAATTGGAACAGTAGGGCAATATTTAGCTAGTAGCTTACAAGCGGCGCCAAAGGGTTTCGTCAGATGCGGCGGCGTTCATGAAGCGGCACACAAGGGCACACGAGATGAGGTCCTCCGAGGAGAGGAACTTGAAGATCTGCAGGAACAGCTCCGGGGGGACGTTGGTGAACATGCCCGTGTCAATCTGAGGCGGCCCCTCTGTCAAAACCTTTCCttttcccttctccttcctcgccCTCTTCTGACGCTCGTCCTCGCTGCCGCTGCCATCTCCGTCCGACAGCGAATCTTGCTTCCTCTTACCGTTCTTCGCTTCATCATCCACCCCCgtctccttctcctcctcgccctcctccagCTGCTGCAATCGAATCCCCAATCACGACAATATTCGATAAGGAAATTAGGAGAGAAAGAGAGATCGAGCGCACTTACGTCGAGAGGATCTTCCTCGCTGGATCCGGAGAGGATCTCGAATTCGAGGAAGCTAGCGAGGCCGTCGACGTCGACGTCCTCttcttcctcgccgccgccgccggcggcggctTCGAGCTCACCTTCCTCTTCCAGATCCGGCTGCCCTTCATCGGGGTCGGGTTCCGCGGCCGCCGCGGCGCCCAGGTCCTTCCCGTCGGCCATGCTCGTCCTCCTTTTCGCCGTCCACCTCGCCACCGACGGATCGCCGCTCCTCCCTTACCCTGGAGATATTGGTGCGGTTGGACGATGCGTCACGTGAGCCACCAGAACACGGCTTGATGGGCTGAATCATACAAGGGCCCAGTTCCTACACCTGCTTGCCGCAAGGGGGATGTGGGCTCGCATTAATGGTTGATTGGGCTCGACGCTATTGTGATTGGGGCCGATGGTCACTCcggatttatttatttttgccTAAAAAAACTGTTTTTTTGGCAACAAGAGTGACGTTGGTGCTAAGTTTTTTTTTTGCATAAACATTGGTGGTAAGTTTTTTTTATAGGTAACATTTCTGTTAATGTTTTTTGCCGGTAACATTGGTGGTAAGTTGACAAGAACTCTTAAAAAAAAGGAGACGACTATCCAAAACAATAAGGCGTGCATCAAGAGCGCCTCCCCGCGATAGCCACGTCGTCACCTAGCAATTGGGCGAAAAAAGAATCAGGCCAGCGATTGGCAGCGAGGGATTTTTTTTTTAGAATCGGCAGCGAGGGGATTGGACGACGCTGTCGCTGTGTACAAGAACTCTTAAAAAAAGGAGACGACTATCCAAAACAATAAGGTGTGCATCAAGGGGGTCTTCTCACATGTGCCACCTGTCCCGATTCTATTGTACCGACTTACTGTGTCGAACGGAGAGAAAGACACGCTGGGAAAAATCGCTCGGTCAGGTGGGAGGAAAAGAGGTTGCGTGCCTTTGGCACCCGCATCGAGCCCCTTGTTCTCTCCTTTTCCTTCGCAAGCACGTCTCCTCCTCCCCTCGTCTGTCTGATCCCCTTCTCTCTCGTGCAGGCCGCCTTCTCTCCTCTTCCGGCGGCAACGCATCCTCACGACGCAGCAGCGATGCTCTGTCGACCTCGGCCTTCTCCACCGTTGCTCGCCGGCGTCCACCCGCACCGACGGCATGGGGCCGTGAGGCGATTCCCCTCCGGTAACGGCGGGGGCGGGGGTGGGTCCGCGGGCGCCATGGAGGAAGCGCTCCGTCAGTGGAGAAGAAGGGAGAAGTGGATGCGAACGCGGAGGATGTGGAGAAGGAGGCGGTGGTCGCGGTGGACGGGGTGCTGGAGCTGCGGTGGCCGCCCTGGGTGGGGCTGCCGGAGCAGGCTCATAGGCGTCACTTCCCTCGCCTTACCACCCCCTCCCCAACGGCTGCCTGGTGGCCGCTGCGTGCAGCCGCAGGCGTCACGTGCTTCCGCGTGTGCATGGTGGCCGCCGGGCGTGCAGGCAGCGCGTGCGCTGTGGCCGCCGCTGCGTGCAGCTGCAGCATCCGAGCGCAAGCCGTCGCGTGCCGGCCCCCGCATATGCTGGCCgcatatgttggggaacgttgcagaaaacaaaaaaaattcctacgtttcaccaagatcaatctatggagtcaactagcaacaagaggagagtgcatctacatacccttgtagatcacgagcggaagcgttcaagagaacggggatgatggagtcgtactcgccgtgatccaaatcaccgatgaccaagtgccgaacggacggcacctccgcgttcaacacatgtatggagcggaagacgtctcctccttcttgatccagcaagggggaaggagaggttgacggagatccagcagcacgacggcgtgatggtggatgcagcagtgatcgcagcagggcttcgccgagcttctgcgagagggagaggtgtagcagggaagagggaggcgccaggacttgggtgcggctgccctccctccccccccctttatatagcccccctaggggggcgccggccctaggagatgggatctccttggggggcggtggccaagggggagacttgccccccaaggcaagtggaggcgccccccaccctagggtttccaaccctaggcgtagggggggcccaaggggggcgcaccagcccaccaggggatggttcccctccccacttcatcccacggggccctccgggatgggtggccccacccggtggacccccaggacccatccggtggtcccggtacaataccggtgaccccgaatctttcccgatggccgaaactgcacttcatatatataattcttcacctccggaccattccggaactcctcatgacatccgggactccgaacaactttcggattactgcatactcatatctctacaaccctagcgtcaccgaaccttaagtgtgtagaccctacgggttcgagagatatgcagacatgaccgagacgactctccggtcaataaccaacagcgggatctggatacccatgttggctcccacatgctccacgatgatctcatcggatgaaccacgatgtcgaggattcaatcaatcccctatacaattccctttgtcaatcggtacgttacttgcccgagattcgattgtcggtatcccaatacctcgttcaacctcgttaccggcaagtcactttactcgtaccgtaatgcatgatcccgtcaCCAAACActttggtcacattgagctcattatgatgatgcattaccgagtgggcccagcgatacctctccgtcacacggagtgacaaatcccagtctcgatccgtgtcaacccaatagATACTTCCGGGGATActtgtagtatacctttatagtcacccagttacgttgtgatgtttggtacacccaaagcactcctacggcatccgggagttacacgatctcatggtctaaggaaatgatacttgacattggaaaagctctagcaaaggaactacacgatcttgtgctatgcttaagattgggtcttgtccatcacatcattctcctaatgatgtgatcccgttatcaatgacatccaatgtccatagtcaggaaaccatgactatctgttgatcaacgagctagtcaactagaggctcactagggacatgttatggtctatgtattcacacatgtattacgatttccggataacacaattataacatgaacaatagacaattgtcatgaacaaggaaatataataataatcattttattattgcctctagggcatatttccaacagtctcccacttgcactagagtcaataatctagttacatcgtgatgaatcgaacacccatagagttctggtgttgatcatgttttgctcgcggaagaggtttagtcaacggatctgcgacattcagatccgtatgtactttgcaaatatctatgtctccattttgaacattttcacgaatggagttgaagcgacgcttgatgtgcctggtcttcttgtgaaacctgggctccttggcaagggcaatagctccagtgttgtcacagaagagagtgattggccccgacgcattaggtatgactcctaggtcagtgatgaactccttcatccagattgcttcatgcgctgcctccgaggctgtcatgtactccgcttcacatgtagatcccgccacgacgctttgcttgcaactgcaccagctcactgccccaccattcaaaataaacacgtatccggtttgcgacttggagtcatccagatctgtgtcgaagctagcgtcgatgtaaccctttacgatgagctcttcgtcacctccatatacgagaaacatgtccttagtccttttcaggtacttcaggatattcttgaccgctgtccagtgttccttgtcgGAATTACTTTGGTATCTTCCTACCAAACGTACGGCAAGGTTTatatcaggtctggtacacagcatggcatacataatagaccctatggctgaggcataggggatgacactcatctcttctatatcttctgccgtggtcgggcattgagccaagctcaatctcacaccttgcaatacaggcaagaaccccttcttggactgatccatattgaacttcttcaatatcttgtcaaggtatgtactttgtgaaagacctatgagacgtctcgatctatctctatagatcttgatgcctaatatataagcagcttctccaaggtccttcattgaaaaactcttattcaaataggccttaatgctgtccaaaagttctatatcatttcccatcaaaagtatgtcatccacatataatatgagaaatgctacagagcttccactcactttcttgtaaacgcaggcttctccataagtctgcgcaaacccaaacgctttgatcatttcatcaaagcgaatgttccaactccgagatgcttgcaccagcccatagatggagcgctggagcttgcataccttgttagcattcttaggatcgacaaaaccttccggctgcatcatatacaattctcccttaagaaagccgttaaggaatgccgttttgatgtccatttgccatatctcataatcatagtatgcggcaattgctaacatgattcggacggactttagcttcgctacgggtgagaaggtctcatcgtagtcaaccccttgaacttgtcgataacccttagtgacaagtcgagccttatagatggtaacattaccatccgcgtctgtcttcttcttaaagatccatttattctctatcgcccgccgatcatcgggcaagtctgtcaaagtccaaactttattttcatacatggatcctatctcggattgcatggcttcaagccatttgttggaatctgggcccgccattgcttcttcatagttcgaaggttcacgttgtctaacaacatgatttccaagacagggttgccgtaccaccctggtgcggaacatgtccttgtggaccttcgaagttcagtagcaacttgatccgaagtaccttgatcattatcattaacttcctctctagttggtgcaggcaccacaggaacatcttcctgagctgcgctaccttccagttcaagaggcagtacttcatcgagttcttctttcctcccacttacttcttttgagagaaactctttctccagaaaggacccgttcttggcaataaagaccttgccttcggatctaaggtagaaggtatacccaatggtttccttagggtatcctatgaagacgcatttttccgacttgggttcgagcttttcaggttgaagtttcttgacataagcatcgcatccccaaacttttagaaacgacagcttaggtttcttcccaaaccataattcatacggtgtcatctcaacggacttagacggtgccctatttaaagtgaatgcagctatctctagagcgtatccccaaaatgatagcggtaaatcagtgagtgacatcatagattgcaccatatccaatagagtgcgattacgacgttcggacacaccgttacactgaggtgttccaggcggcgtgagttgtgaaatgATTCCACATTTCTTTAAGTGCGTACCAAACTCAtgacttaaatattctcctccacgatctgatcgtaagaactttatttttcggtcacgttgattctctacctcattctaaaattccttgaacttttcaaaggtctcagacttgtgcttcatcaAGTAAACATACCCacatctactcaagtcatcagtgagggtgagaacataacgatagccagcgcgagcctcaacactcattggaccgcacacatcaatatgtatgatttccaataagttggttgctcgctccattgttcctaagaacggagtcttggtcattttacccatgaggcatggttcgcacgtgtcaaatgattcgtaatcaagagactccaaaagtccatctgcatggagcttcttcatgcgtttgacacctatgtgaccaaggcggcagtgccacaagtatgtgggactatcattatcaaccttacatcttttggtattcacactatgaatatgtgtaacatcacgttcgagattcattaagaacaaaccattcaccagcggggcatgaccataaaacatatctctcatataaatagaacaaccattattctcggatttaaatgagtagccatctcgtattaaacgagatccagatacaatgttgatgctcaaagctggcactaaataacaattattgaggtttaaaactaatcccgtaggtaaatgtagaggttacgtgccgacggcgatcacatcgaccttggaaccattcccgacgcgcatcatcacctcgtccttcgccagtctccgtttattctgcagctcctgttttgagttacaaatgtgagcaaccgcaccggtatcaaatacccaggaactactacgagtactggtaaggtacacatcaattacatgtatatcacatatacctttagtgttgccggccttcttgtccgctaagtatttggggcagttccgcttccagtgtccctttcccttgcaataaaaacactcagtctcaggcttgggtccattctttgacttcttcccggtaactggcttaccgggcgcggcaacttccttgccgtccttcttaaagttcttcttacccttgcctttcttgaacttagtggttttattcaccatcaacaattgatgttcctttttgatttctacctccgctgatttcagcattgaatacacctcaggaatggtcttttccatcccttgtatattgtagttcatcacaaagctcttgtagctaggtgggagcgactgaaggattctgtcaatgaccgcctcgtccgggaggttaatgtccagctgggacaagcggttgtgtaacccagacattttgagtatgtgctcattgacagaactattttccccccatcttacaactgtagaacttgtcggagacttcatatctcttgacccgggcatgagcttggaaaatcattttcagctcttcgaacagctcatatgctccgtgcttctcaaaacgcttttggagccccggttctaagctgtaaagcatgccacactgaacgagggagtaatcatcagcacgctgctgccaagcattcata belongs to Triticum urartu cultivar G1812 chromosome 7, Tu2.1, whole genome shotgun sequence and includes:
- the LOC125520133 gene encoding F-box protein SKIP31 isoform X2 — encoded protein: MADGKDLGAAAAAEPDPDEGQPDLEEEGELEAAAGGGGEEEEDVDVDGLASFLEFEILSGSSEEDPLDLEEGEEEKETGVDDEAKNGKRKQDSLSDGDGSGSEDERQKRARKEKGKGKVLTEGPPQIDTGMFTNVPPELFLQIFKFLSSEDLISCALVCRFMNAAASDETLWRRLYCMRWGLSSNATSNAKLRECAWKSLYIQQDREDMVEFVRYTPTEFKEYYIQMQAAKRSQAPLPSEVNDDKIVLDKTVADQVSSWKSRRGLTDDAVKGHSCSGSTCYYKQIGDAYICEKTGRVHVCDDACREFVLDQASGLLVCTISGHCFERFLCPDDEWDTCDADQQQGGVTDEAEPFMGSGRFARAYQLGYSCADEKELEHALRFC
- the LOC125520133 gene encoding F-box protein SKIP31 isoform X1, whose protein sequence is MADGKDLGAAAAAEPDPDEGQPDLEEEGELEAAAGGGGEEEEDVDVDGLASFLEFEILSGSSEEDPLDQLEEGEEEKETGVDDEAKNGKRKQDSLSDGDGSGSEDERQKRARKEKGKGKVLTEGPPQIDTGMFTNVPPELFLQIFKFLSSEDLISCALVCRFMNAAASDETLWRRLYCMRWGLSSNATSNAKLRECAWKSLYIQQDREDMVEFVRYTPTEFKEYYIQMQAAKRSQAPLPSEVNDDKIVLDKTVADQVSSWKSRRGLTDDAVKGHSCSGSTCYYKQIGDAYICEKTGRVHVCDDACREFVLDQASGLLVCTISGHCFERFLCPDDEWDTCDADQQQGGVTDEAEPFMGSGRFARAYQLGYSCADEKELEHALRFC